A genomic region of Bradyrhizobium sp. ORS 278 contains the following coding sequences:
- the dksA gene encoding RNA polymerase-binding protein DksA, with amino-acid sequence MNDRQRDYFRAKLLAWKEEILRESKLTLQALQEENVNHPDLADRASSETDRAIELRARDRQRKLISKIDAALQRIEDNTYGYCEETGEPISLKRLEARPIATLSVEAQERHEKREKVYRDE; translated from the coding sequence ATGAACGACCGCCAGCGCGACTACTTCCGCGCCAAGCTGCTGGCATGGAAGGAGGAGATCCTGCGCGAATCGAAGCTCACCCTGCAGGCTCTGCAGGAGGAGAACGTGAACCACCCCGACCTCGCCGATCGCGCGTCGTCGGAGACCGACCGGGCGATCGAGCTTCGCGCACGCGACCGCCAGCGCAAGCTGATCTCCAAGATCGACGCCGCGCTCCAGCGCATCGAGGACAACACCTACGGCTATTGCGAGGAGACCGGCGAGCCGATTTCGCTGAAGCGGCTCGAGGCCCGTCCGATCGCGACGCTGTCGGTGGAGGCGCAGGAGCGCCACGAGAAGCGTGAAAAGGTCTATCGCGACGAATAG
- a CDS encoding NAD(P)-dependent oxidoreductase, with the protein MKIAVAGASGRAGSRITAELANRGHQVTGIARNPDKIEKHANVTAVQGDANDRAALAKLWAGHDVAISSIHFLASDAEALIGAAKDSGVSRYLVVGGAGSLEVAPGVRLVTTPNFPAAYKAEAEKGAAFLDRLKQEKDLDWTFLSPSAMIAFGARTGKFRLGTDQLLVDAEGKSFITFEDFAVAMADEIERPAHRRARFTVGY; encoded by the coding sequence ATGAAGATCGCCGTCGCCGGCGCCTCCGGCCGTGCCGGGTCGCGTATTACCGCCGAGCTCGCCAATCGCGGCCATCAGGTCACCGGTATCGCCCGGAACCCCGACAAGATCGAAAAGCACGCCAACGTCACGGCGGTGCAGGGCGATGCCAACGACCGCGCCGCGTTGGCCAAGCTCTGGGCCGGCCACGACGTGGCGATCAGCTCGATCCACTTCCTGGCCAGCGATGCCGAGGCGCTGATCGGCGCCGCCAAGGATTCGGGTGTATCTCGTTACCTTGTGGTGGGTGGTGCCGGTTCGCTCGAGGTCGCGCCCGGCGTGCGGCTCGTGACCACGCCGAACTTTCCGGCGGCGTACAAGGCCGAGGCGGAGAAGGGGGCGGCGTTCCTCGACCGTCTCAAGCAGGAGAAGGACCTCGACTGGACCTTCCTGTCGCCCTCCGCCATGATCGCTTTCGGCGCTCGGACGGGCAAGTTCCGGCTGGGAACGGACCAGCTGCTGGTCGACGCCGAGGGCAAGAGCTTCATCACCTTCGAGGACTTCGCGGTTGCGATGGCCGACGAAATCGAGCGGCCGGCGCACCGGCGAGCCCGTTTCACGGTCGGCTATTGA
- a CDS encoding helix-turn-helix domain-containing protein, translating to MRAANVYSADCPTRQILDRVGDKWAVLILILLRNEPLRFNQLRRAIEGISQKMLSQVLKSLERDGLVRRRAIATVPVTVEYSITPLGLTLAAAVDPLRDWAERHLKDVTAAQRRYDAQQPSKAA from the coding sequence ATGCGAGCTGCCAACGTCTATTCGGCCGACTGCCCGACCCGCCAGATCCTCGATCGGGTCGGCGACAAATGGGCGGTGCTGATCCTGATCCTGTTGCGCAATGAGCCGTTGCGCTTCAATCAGTTGCGCCGCGCGATTGAAGGCATCTCGCAGAAGATGCTCTCGCAGGTGTTGAAGAGTCTCGAGCGCGACGGCCTGGTGCGGCGGCGCGCGATCGCGACCGTTCCAGTAACGGTTGAATATTCTATCACGCCGCTCGGGCTGACGCTCGCCGCCGCGGTCGATCCGCTGCGCGACTGGGCGGAGCGGCATCTGAAGGACGTCACCGCCGCGCAGCGGCGCTACGACGCGCAGCAGCCATCGAAGGCCGCGTAA
- a CDS encoding flagellar assembly protein FliX: MRIYGPNGTTLNTSTSSTRKTSSGGFKLPDAGTTQETRATLAPKQTANIDALLALQGIEEEPAERRRRSVQRGKRALDVLDDLKLSLLSGRLDTTMALRLRDAAADLKQTSGDPGLDAILSEIELRVEVELAKSGQG; this comes from the coding sequence ATGCGCATCTATGGACCGAACGGCACGACGCTGAACACGTCGACCAGCTCCACGCGGAAGACCTCGTCCGGAGGCTTCAAGCTGCCCGACGCCGGCACCACGCAGGAGACGCGCGCGACCCTGGCGCCGAAGCAGACTGCGAACATCGACGCGCTGCTCGCGTTGCAGGGTATCGAGGAGGAGCCGGCCGAGCGTCGCAGGCGCTCGGTCCAGCGCGGCAAGCGCGCGCTCGACGTGCTCGACGATCTCAAGCTCTCGCTGTTGTCGGGCAGGCTCGACACGACGATGGCGCTGCGGCTGCGGGATGCGGCTGCCGACCTGAAGCAGACATCGGGTGATCCCGGTCTCGACGCGATCCTCTCGGAGATCGAGCTCCGCGTCGAGGTGGAGCTCGCCAAGTCTGGGCAGGGCTAA
- a CDS encoding flagellar basal body P-ring protein FlgI gives MRRVRFTRLFQAACAAMLALASTAMPAHATSRIKDLANIEGVRQNQLIGYGLVVGLNGTGDTLNNIPFTKQSLQAMLERMGVNIRGATIRTGNVAAVMVTGNLPPFATQGTRMDVTVSALGDAKNLQGGTLLVTPLLGADGNVYAVAQGSLAISGFQAEGEAAKIVRGVPTVGRIANGAIIEREIEFALNRLPNVRLALRNADFTTAKRIAAAINDFLGVKTAEPIDPSTVQLSVPPEFKGNVVAFLTEIEQLQVDPDLAAKIVIDERSGIIVMGRDVRVATVAVAQGNLTVTISESPQVSQPNPLSQGRTVVTPRTSVGVQEDGKKFAVVKDGVSLQQLVDGLNGLGIGPRDLISILQAIKAAGAIEADIEVM, from the coding sequence ATGCGACGCGTCCGATTTACGCGCCTGTTTCAGGCCGCTTGCGCCGCCATGCTGGCGCTGGCCTCTACCGCCATGCCCGCGCATGCGACGTCGCGGATCAAGGATCTCGCCAATATCGAAGGCGTGCGCCAGAACCAGCTGATCGGCTATGGCCTCGTCGTCGGCCTCAACGGCACCGGCGACACGTTGAACAACATCCCGTTCACCAAGCAGTCGCTGCAGGCGATGCTCGAGCGCATGGGCGTCAACATCCGCGGCGCCACCATCCGCACCGGCAACGTCGCCGCCGTGATGGTGACCGGCAATCTGCCGCCCTTCGCCACGCAGGGCACGCGCATGGACGTGACGGTGTCCGCGCTCGGCGACGCCAAGAATTTGCAGGGCGGCACCCTGCTCGTCACCCCCCTGCTCGGCGCCGACGGCAACGTCTACGCCGTCGCGCAGGGCTCGCTCGCGATCTCCGGCTTCCAGGCCGAGGGCGAGGCGGCCAAGATCGTGCGCGGCGTGCCGACGGTCGGCCGCATCGCCAACGGCGCCATCATCGAACGCGAAATCGAATTTGCACTCAACCGGCTGCCGAACGTGCGGCTGGCGCTGCGCAACGCCGACTTCACCACGGCCAAGCGCATCGCTGCCGCCATCAACGACTTTCTCGGCGTCAAGACCGCCGAGCCGATCGATCCCTCCACGGTGCAGCTGAGCGTCCCGCCGGAATTCAAGGGCAATGTGGTCGCCTTCCTGACCGAGATCGAGCAGCTGCAGGTCGACCCGGATCTCGCCGCCAAGATCGTGATCGACGAGCGCTCCGGCATCATCGTGATGGGCCGCGACGTCCGCGTCGCCACCGTCGCCGTGGCGCAGGGCAACCTCACCGTCACGATCTCCGAGAGTCCGCAGGTCAGCCAGCCCAACCCGCTGTCGCAAGGCCGCACCGTCGTCACGCCGCGGACCAGCGTCGGCGTGCAGGAGGACGGCAAGAAGTTTGCGGTGGTCAAGGACGGCGTGTCGCTGCAGCAGCTGGTCGATGGCCTCAATGGCCTCGGCATCGGCCCGCGCGACCTGATCAGCATCCTGCAGGCGATCAAGGCCGCCGGGGCGATCGAAGCCGACATCGAGGTGATGTGA
- the flgJ gene encoding flagellar assembly peptidoglycan hydrolase FlgJ, translating into MATSFVDSYAGRVPLSMPSAAARTVPRTDIELTDALSKVSPKAQAKAKATATDFEAMFLNSMFSQMMSGVKGDGPFGDTPGTGVWRSMLTEQYSKNFAKAGGVGISNDVFRTLILQQAKSSSSGSSLGSNSNDSKAST; encoded by the coding sequence ATGGCCACCTCCTTCGTCGACTCCTATGCCGGCCGCGTTCCGCTCAGCATGCCCTCGGCGGCCGCGAGAACGGTGCCACGGACGGACATCGAGCTCACGGACGCGCTGAGCAAGGTCTCGCCAAAGGCTCAGGCCAAGGCCAAAGCCACCGCGACCGACTTCGAGGCCATGTTCCTCAACTCGATGTTCTCGCAGATGATGAGCGGCGTGAAGGGCGACGGCCCGTTCGGCGACACGCCGGGCACCGGCGTCTGGCGCTCGATGCTGACCGAGCAATACTCGAAGAACTTCGCCAAGGCGGGTGGCGTCGGCATCTCCAACGATGTGTTCCGCACGCTGATCCTGCAGCAAGCCAAGAGCAGCAGTTCGGGCAGCAGTTTGGGCAGCAATTCTAACGACAGCAAAGCGTCAACGTAA
- the flaF gene encoding flagellar biosynthesis regulator FlaF, translating into MSYAAQAYARTSQTTASPREIEAQALLKAARQLQEVQANWNGPDRNMYKALLFNRRLWTIFMSAMEAEDNPNPLDIRQNIANIGVFVMKQTIEMQMDPDPAKLKSLIDINCHIAAGLSGRS; encoded by the coding sequence ATGTCATATGCCGCTCAAGCCTATGCACGCACGTCGCAAACGACGGCATCACCACGGGAGATCGAAGCTCAGGCATTGCTGAAGGCGGCGCGGCAGCTGCAGGAAGTCCAGGCCAATTGGAATGGTCCCGATCGCAACATGTACAAGGCGCTGCTGTTCAATCGCCGCCTCTGGACGATTTTCATGAGTGCGATGGAGGCCGAGGACAATCCGAATCCGCTCGATATCCGGCAGAATATCGCGAACATCGGCGTGTTCGTCATGAAGCAGACCATCGAGATGCAGATGGATCCGGATCCGGCGAAGCTCAAATCGCTGATCGACATCAACTGCCATATCGCCGCGGGATTGTCGGGGCGCAGTTGA